The Staphylococcus carnosus genome has a segment encoding these proteins:
- the floA gene encoding flotillin-like protein FloA (flotillin-like protein involved in membrane lipid rafts), whose translation MLIPLIIIIVIAIIALLILFSFVPIGLWISAIAAGVKVNIGTLIGMRLRRVSPRKVIAPLIKAHKAGLNLTTNQLESHYLAGGNVDRVVDANIAAQRADINLPFERGAAIDLAGRDVLEAVQMSVNPKVIETPFITGVAMNGIEVKAKARITVRANISRLVGGAGEETIIARVGEGIVSTIGSSEHHTVVLENPDNISKTVLSKGLDSGTAFEILSIDIADVDIGKNIGADLQTEQALADKNIAQAKAEERRAMAVASEQEMKAKVQEMRAKVVEAESEVPLAMSEALRKGNIGVKDYYNLKNIEADTGMRESINQRTHSDDNESPDK comes from the coding sequence ATGTTAATACCACTTATTATTATTATTGTGATTGCGATAATTGCATTATTGATCTTATTTTCATTTGTGCCGATTGGGTTATGGATTTCAGCAATTGCTGCAGGCGTAAAAGTAAATATCGGTACATTAATTGGAATGCGCTTAAGACGCGTTTCACCTCGAAAAGTAATTGCTCCATTAATCAAAGCTCATAAAGCAGGTTTAAATCTTACTACAAATCAACTTGAGTCACATTACTTAGCAGGAGGAAATGTGGATAGAGTTGTAGATGCTAACATTGCTGCACAACGTGCTGACATTAATCTTCCATTTGAACGAGGTGCTGCTATTGATTTAGCTGGACGTGATGTACTTGAGGCTGTTCAAATGTCAGTAAATCCTAAAGTAATTGAAACACCATTTATTACAGGTGTAGCAATGAATGGTATTGAAGTAAAAGCTAAAGCAAGAATCACAGTACGCGCTAACATTTCTAGATTAGTTGGTGGTGCTGGCGAAGAAACAATTATTGCTCGTGTAGGTGAGGGTATAGTTTCGACAATCGGTTCTAGTGAGCACCATACTGTAGTTTTAGAAAATCCTGACAATATTTCTAAAACTGTTTTAAGTAAAGGTCTGGATTCTGGTACAGCCTTTGAAATTTTATCAATTGATATTGCTGATGTAGACATTGGTAAGAATATCGGTGCAGACTTACAAACTGAACAAGCACTGGCTGATAAAAATATTGCACAAGCAAAAGCTGAAGAACGTCGTGCAATGGCTGTAGCTTCTGAACAAGAAATGAAAGCAAAAGTACAAGAAATGCGTGCGAAAGTTGTAGAAGCAGAATCTGAGGTTCCGCTAGCAATGTCTGAGGCGCTTAGAAAAGGTAATATCGGTGTAAAAGATTATTATAATTTAAAGAATATTGAAGCTGATACAGGAATGCGCGAATCTATTAATCAAAGAACACATTCAGATGATAACGAGTCACCAGATAAGTAA
- a CDS encoding NfeD family protein, with product MQYLGEIITSPLVSLILTCIIFLGFLYQLYSKRTNFAGIIAALALLILFLGYLIQGEVSLISIGLFIIGIILLIIEFFIVGAIIGIIGIVLIAISMIMLGNNILWMLINVVIAFILSIIEWVILVKGFNKKLSLFEKVILRDSTTSEAGYTSHDDRSDLVGQIAETLTELRPAGIISLNDERIDAVSDGTFIQRGVKVKVTQVEGTRVVVRELPQNS from the coding sequence ATGCAATATTTAGGTGAGATTATTACAAGTCCTCTTGTATCGTTAATCTTGACTTGCATCATTTTTCTTGGTTTCCTATATCAACTTTATTCAAAACGTACAAATTTTGCTGGAATTATTGCCGCGCTAGCCTTATTAATCCTTTTTTTAGGTTATTTAATTCAAGGAGAAGTATCATTAATTTCAATCGGTCTTTTTATAATTGGCATAATACTTCTTATTATTGAATTTTTTATAGTCGGAGCGATTATTGGGATAATCGGTATTGTTTTGATTGCGATAAGTATGATTATGTTAGGCAATAATATTTTATGGATGTTAATAAATGTTGTTATTGCATTTATTTTATCAATTATTGAATGGGTGATATTGGTGAAAGGGTTTAATAAAAAGCTGTCTTTATTTGAAAAAGTTATATTAAGGGATTCTACGACTTCTGAAGCCGGATATACTTCACATGATGACCGCTCTGATTTAGTAGGTCAAATTGCTGAAACTCTTACAGAACTTCGACCAGCAGGTATAATATCTTTGAATGATGAACGTATTGATGCTGTTTCGGACGGCACATTTATTCAACGCGGTGTCAAAGTAAAAGTAACCCAAGTTGAAGGTACAAGAGTAGTAGTAAGGGAATTACCTCAAAATAGTTAA
- the ybeY gene encoding rRNA maturation RNase YbeY: MFTIDFTDHTGEVNSEWYQQIDNLLTFAKKEEKIEDDAELSVTFVNKQEIQEINRDYRNKDKVTDVISFALEEDEPDIEGLDMPRVLGDIIICADVAKEQAEEYGHSFERELGFLALHGFLHLLGYDHMNEADEKEMFGRQKLILDNYGLTRD, from the coding sequence ATGTTTACAATTGATTTTACAGATCATACTGGCGAAGTAAATTCAGAATGGTATCAACAAATAGATAACTTGCTTACTTTTGCAAAAAAGGAAGAAAAAATTGAAGATGATGCAGAATTATCTGTTACTTTCGTAAATAAGCAAGAAATTCAAGAAATTAATAGAGACTATAGAAATAAAGATAAAGTTACAGATGTAATTTCATTTGCACTAGAAGAAGATGAACCGGATATTGAAGGTTTAGATATGCCAAGAGTTCTTGGAGATATAATAATTTGTGCTGATGTCGCTAAAGAACAAGCAGAAGAATATGGCCACTCCTTCGAAAGGGAGTTAGGGTTTTTAGCACTGCATGGTTTTCTACATTTACTTGGGTATGATCATATGAATGAAGCAGATGAAAAAGAGATGTTTGGACGTCAAAAACTAATTTTAGATAATTATGGTTTGACGAGAGATTAG
- a CDS encoding PhoH family protein, with protein MPGIIVIDDINQAQALIGNNDENIQAIEEAFEVIIHARGQEIAVKGQQQEEIEKAEAVIKNLLKVIDQGVTINLKDVEAAIKMAQKGSINHLVDLYDESITKDAYGKTIRAKTMGQRLYLNAMKHNDLVFGIGPAGTGKTFLAVVYAAKELRQGNVKRIVLTRPAVEAGESLGFLPGDLKEKVDPYLRPLYDGLHTVLGPEQTARFIERGIIEVAPLAYMRGRTLDDAFVILDEAQNTTHAQMKMFLTRLGFGSKMVVTGDMTQVDLPRGIKSGLKQAVKRLAGVKGISVQKLDQSDVVRHPLVSKIIDRYEGDE; from the coding sequence ATGCCAGGAATAATAGTTATTGATGATATCAATCAAGCCCAAGCTCTAATTGGAAATAACGATGAAAACATACAAGCAATTGAAGAAGCATTTGAAGTTATTATACATGCGAGAGGGCAAGAAATAGCTGTAAAAGGGCAACAACAAGAGGAAATTGAAAAAGCAGAAGCTGTTATCAAAAACTTACTTAAAGTAATTGATCAAGGTGTGACAATCAATCTCAAAGATGTAGAAGCAGCAATTAAAATGGCCCAGAAAGGTTCAATCAATCATTTAGTCGATTTATATGATGAATCGATTACAAAAGATGCATATGGTAAAACAATTCGTGCTAAAACTATGGGTCAAAGACTATATTTAAATGCGATGAAACATAATGATTTAGTATTTGGTATTGGACCTGCGGGGACAGGTAAAACATTCTTAGCTGTTGTTTATGCTGCAAAAGAATTAAGACAAGGTAATGTGAAAAGAATAGTGTTGACTCGTCCTGCTGTTGAAGCTGGTGAATCACTTGGATTTTTACCAGGTGATTTAAAAGAAAAAGTTGATCCTTATTTGCGACCTTTATATGATGGTTTGCATACGGTTTTAGGACCTGAGCAAACTGCTAGATTTATTGAAAGAGGTATAATAGAAGTCGCGCCATTAGCTTATATGCGTGGACGCACTTTAGATGATGCATTTGTTATTTTAGATGAAGCACAAAACACAACTCATGCACAAATGAAAATGTTTTTAACTAGATTAGGTTTCGGATCTAAAATGGTTGTGACAGGTGATATGACACAAGTTGATTTACCACGCGGAATTAAAAGTGGTTTAAAACAGGCGGTTAAAAGACTGGCTGGTGTAAAAGGCATTAGTGTTCAAAAATTAGACCAAAGTGATGTTGTACGTCATCCACTGGTAAGTAAAATTATCGACCGTTATGAAGGGGATGAATAA
- a CDS encoding diacylglycerol kinase family protein — MKRFKYPIHGFITIIKKDKNYLLHLLTAIVVISAGILFGISKIEWLVIILLIALVLSFEAINTAVEYVVDLVTDEYKPLAKRAKDTAALSVLVISIAAGIIGLIIFIPYIFK; from the coding sequence ATGAAACGATTTAAATACCCTATTCATGGTTTTATAACTATTATAAAAAAAGATAAGAATTATTTACTACATCTTTTAACTGCAATTGTAGTTATATCAGCAGGTATTTTATTTGGCATCTCAAAAATAGAATGGTTAGTAATCATACTTTTAATTGCACTAGTATTATCATTTGAGGCAATAAATACTGCAGTAGAGTATGTAGTAGATTTAGTAACGGATGAATATAAGCCACTTGCTAAGCGAGCAAAAGATACAGCAGCTTTAAGCGTACTTGTCATCTCAATTGCTGCGGGTATTATTGGTCTTATAATTTTTATCCCTTACATTTTTAAATAA